The DNA sequence TCCTCATCGAGATGGTGACGACGGCCGTTCTCATGGCGGTCGTCCTCGCCGTCTCCACTCGACGCACGGATGCGACACTCGCGCCGCTGGCGATTGGATTCACCCTGACAGTCGTGGCGCTCGTCGCGATCCCGATCTCGAACGGCTCGTTCAACCCCGCGCGTTCGATAGCCACGGCCATCTACGGAGGCCCTGTTGCGCTCGAACAGCTGTGGCTTTCGCTCGCGGCGCCGACACTCGGCGCAGTACTCGTCGGCCTCGCAGTAACGGCAGTTCGCCGTCTCGCTCCGCGCGCGAGAAGAAGCTCCTACGTGTGACCAGGACGCTACCTTCCGCGCGAGGACGCGGTGATGCTCAGGCCGCGTCGACGGCCTTCTTCTCGCGGTGGGTTCGCACGACGGTGAGCACGACCGGTGTGGCGTACTGGACGACCTTCAGCGCACCGTTCGCGATCTGGAGGCGGCGCTGCGCAGCAGCGTCGCTGGCCATCTTCAGACCGATCTGAATGCCGCGTTCGACTCCGGCGGCAACGCCGCGATTGAATGCGAGGCCGTAGACAGGACTGCCCATGTGTGTGCTCCCCAGGTTGAGTGGTGCTGACGAGCATAGTGAGGTGCGGGTGCCACATGGCCGTGAAAGTACTGGGACTTCAGATCGGCGGCGGTTGACCGCAGGCGCATCGTCGTTCACCGGTGGCACCGGCCGCCGAGCGGCGCGCACCCCGACCTTGTACGCATGCATCTCTCGTCGCGCGAGCCGAACGCTAACGAACCATTCGCGGATTGTTCGCCCTAGCCTGCGGCGTCGAACGTCGTCGACAAGCATCAGCCACCCCACTCGAGCTGCCCGAACTCGCTGAACGGTCTTGCTGTCAGAGGGGTCCGACACGAGCAACCATCGCTGCACCTGCACATGCGGGCTGGAGCGTGGCTCCGCGAGCTCGCCGACATTGTTGTGCAACACCTCGGAGAGGACCGAGCGCCGTTGTTCCGGGTATGCCCATTCCCGCGTGAGCCGCTGCGCACGAGCGAGCGTCAGCTCGTACTCCGTGTGCGCCGCGGGTTCCATACGCCCGGCCGACGACATAGGAAGGAGTCGCTCCGCGGTGTGACCCAGCTTTCGGAGAAAGCCCTCAAGCTCGCCTCGCTGACGTTGCGCGCGGGGCGACGTGACGCGGCTGCTCCACAGTCGGACAGCTTCGCCGTAGCGACGGGCAAAGTCTGAGCGGTCTGGTCGATCTTGACCTCCGGCGACCGATAGCGCTGAGACGGCGAGGGCGAACTCGTCTCCGACAGACCGGTCGAGCTGGAAGTCACGATTGGAGCGAGCCTCGCGGCTGGCGTCGCGTGCGATGACCAATCCGACCAGAGCAAGGATCACCGACAGCAGAGACGCGATGACCTGGATCCAGGTCGCGAAGGCGTTGTCCACAGACGAACAGTATCGTCAGGACGTCGCATTCTTCCTTCAAGAATGCAGAAGAGGTGCACCCGGATCCCGGGTGCACCTCTTCTACTGCGACGCTTCTTACTTCTGGATGAAGGCGAGGAGGTCAGGGTTGATGACGTCGGCGTGCGTGGTCAGCATGCCGTGCGGGTAGCCGGCGTAGAGCTTCAGCTCCGAGTTCTGGAGGAGCTCGTGCTGCAGAAGCGCGGCGGCCTTGTAGGGAACGACCTGGTCGTCGTCGCCCTGCATGACGAGAACGGGGACCGTGATGGCCTTGAGGTCTTCGGTCTGGTCGGTCTCGGAGAAGGCCTTGATGCCCTCGTAGTGAGCCAGTGCGCTGCCGGTCATGCCCTGACGCCACCAGTTGGCGACGACCGGCTCGGACACCTCGACGCCGTCGCGGTTGAAGCCGTAGAACGGGCCCGACGCCACGGCCTGGAAGAACTCGGCACGGTTCGCGGCGAGAGCGGAACGGAAACCGTCGAGGACCTCGATGGGCGTGCCCTCGGGGTTGATGTCGGACTTCAGCATGATGGGCGGCACGGAGGAGACGAGCACGGCCTTGGCGACACGCCCCTGGGGCTGGCCGTACTTCGCGACGTAACGGGCGACCTGGCCGCCGCCGGTGGAGTGGCCGATGTGGATCGCGTTCTTCAGGTCGAGGTGCTCGACGACGGCGTTCACGTCGCTGGCGTAGTGGTCCATGTCGTGGCCGGTGCTGATCTGCGAGGAACGGCCGTGGCCGCGGCGGTCGCTGGCGACGACGCGGTAGCCCTTCGAGAGGAAGTAGAGCATCTGCGCGTCCCAGTCATCGGACGACAGCGGCCAGCCGTGATGGAACACGATGGGCTGGGCGTTCTTGTCGCCCCAGTCCTTGAAGTAGATCTCTGCGCCGTCTTCGGTGGTGATGTATCCCATGATGAATCCTTTGTCATGTCGTCGAACGAGCAAGCCCGCGCGACTGGTGGGTAGTTTGCGCCTCGACGATGTGGCGACTGCATTCACGGTAACTTTCGGGCGTCCGCGACGCCTCCGACAATTGCCGACTCCCGTTGCTACGTCTATCCGAACCCGAGAGGTGGCACGCCGAGCACGACATTTCTTGAGGGGATACGGAGCGTCCGGACAGGTGATGTGGGCATGCCCTCGTCTTTCGTACGGTGAAGCGTCCGTACTCCTCGCACCACGACGTGCAGGGAGGGAAATTGGTTGCATTCAGGGAGATCGGTGAGCGGTAACAAGAGTGTTCTGGGGAACTTTCTGCGTGCGCGGCGCGCGCACGTCCGGCCGGTGGACGTCGGCCTTCATCCGGCTGACGGCAGACGAG is a window from the Microbacterium sp. LWO14-1.2 genome containing:
- a CDS encoding alpha/beta hydrolase, which codes for MGYITTEDGAEIYFKDWGDKNAQPIVFHHGWPLSSDDWDAQMLYFLSKGYRVVASDRRGHGRSSQISTGHDMDHYASDVNAVVEHLDLKNAIHIGHSTGGGQVARYVAKYGQPQGRVAKAVLVSSVPPIMLKSDINPEGTPIEVLDGFRSALAANRAEFFQAVASGPFYGFNRDGVEVSEPVVANWWRQGMTGSALAHYEGIKAFSETDQTEDLKAITVPVLVMQGDDDQVVPYKAAALLQHELLQNSELKLYAGYPHGMLTTHADVINPDLLAFIQK